A window of Fibrobacter sp. contains these coding sequences:
- a CDS encoding TIGR02452 family protein — protein sequence MSNFHEIQNKKYHVTDIHMEEYATGACDCHVKADIILNDQIEIRDIFLYDFMGNPNFNFSKVWSNVLKKENIKDALDNCDQPVFSILINRFWKAQLDAPRRPMDFPHQKRIDVFKDTLEMIHESKVLESLVENSIKSTKFYPAGSLYAKTRQNQSKNTDIRVTNHRTFEAAVELSKEFPGQRIAVLNFASAVQPGGHVLRGSSAQEEGLCRCSTLYPVLCTKTNWNRYYNFHRKLGTAFYSDACLYSKDIVILKTDDKEPVRLPEEKWTKVDVISCAAPRLYDRRYPLDLNDQELYDAHISRGAQIFKIAQDNNIDVLVLGAFGCGAFHNNPEVVASAYAKLLGDFKGSFDCIEFAVYCKPTETENYDTFRRIIQ from the coding sequence ATGAGCAACTTTCACGAAATTCAAAACAAAAAGTACCACGTAACTGACATCCATATGGAAGAATATGCAACTGGAGCTTGTGATTGCCATGTAAAGGCCGATATTATATTAAACGATCAAATTGAGATACGGGACATTTTTCTGTACGACTTCATGGGAAATCCCAATTTCAACTTTAGCAAGGTCTGGTCAAACGTTCTTAAAAAAGAAAATATCAAGGACGCTTTAGATAACTGTGACCAACCTGTTTTCTCGATTCTCATTAATCGTTTTTGGAAAGCGCAGCTTGATGCCCCTAGAAGGCCAATGGATTTTCCTCACCAAAAAAGAATTGATGTTTTTAAAGACACTTTGGAAATGATCCATGAATCCAAGGTTCTCGAATCTCTTGTAGAAAATTCTATTAAGTCAACCAAGTTCTACCCTGCCGGTTCTCTATATGCGAAAACACGCCAAAACCAAAGCAAGAACACCGATATCCGTGTAACAAATCATAGGACCTTTGAAGCTGCGGTAGAATTGTCCAAAGAATTTCCAGGACAGAGAATTGCTGTACTCAACTTTGCATCTGCGGTACAGCCCGGAGGACATGTCCTTAGAGGAAGTTCCGCACAAGAAGAGGGCTTGTGTCGTTGTTCAACCCTTTATCCTGTACTTTGCACAAAAACTAATTGGAATCGTTATTACAATTTTCATAGAAAGTTAGGTACGGCTTTTTACTCCGATGCCTGTTTGTATAGCAAGGATATCGTCATCTTAAAAACCGATGATAAGGAGCCAGTCCGCCTTCCCGAAGAAAAATGGACAAAAGTTGATGTTATTTCTTGTGCCGCACCAAGACTTTATGACCGGCGTTACCCCCTAGACCTAAACGATCAGGAACTTTACGATGCACACATTAGTCGCGGAGCACAAATATTTAAGATTGCACAGGATAATAATATTGACGTCCTTGTTCTAGGAGCCTTTGGTTGCGGTGCTTTCCATAACAATCCTGAAGTTGTTGCAAGTGCATATGCAAAATTGCTAGGAGATTTCAAGGGATCCTTTGATTGTATCGAATTCGCCGTTTACTGCAAACCTACAGAAACAGAAAATTACGATACATTTAGACGGATTATTCAATAA
- a CDS encoding PD-(D/E)XK nuclease family transposase, producing MPTQKSASTFAHNESPKTEIASLLADCTFKYVYTRDNPKSRENLRQLMSTLIGKKLQKAEPLVTETFASTQPKTEKTSRFDVRVVMDDGDEADVEVQLWTEKDDYAKRLSYYGAKLYASQAAKGAKYKELNKCYQIIISQDCIFPNTSWLLNLDISAQENRMFKFDTMHWCIIQLNYLEQAIRENVGKNSEYLQNLLDLCKFIATPTRVEPFEDVYEDLMAFSADQIEAYRKEMEERRRLDAISTRKYTEELIKQQEEEIAEQKRAIEANRQELAANKQELAAIKQEQEAEKARADKYAEILKQHGLL from the coding sequence ATGCCCACACAAAAATCAGCAAGCACCTTCGCTCACAACGAATCCCCAAAAACTGAAATCGCCTCGCTGTTGGCGGATTGTACCTTCAAGTACGTGTACACCCGCGATAACCCAAAATCCCGGGAAAACTTGCGGCAGCTGATGTCTACGCTCATTGGCAAGAAACTGCAAAAGGCGGAGCCTCTGGTTACAGAAACCTTCGCATCCACGCAGCCTAAAACCGAAAAGACCTCACGCTTTGACGTTCGCGTGGTCATGGACGATGGCGACGAGGCCGATGTAGAAGTCCAGCTATGGACCGAAAAGGACGATTACGCCAAGCGGCTTTCGTATTACGGGGCCAAGCTCTACGCCTCCCAGGCAGCCAAGGGCGCTAAATATAAGGAACTAAATAAATGCTACCAGATCATCATTTCGCAGGATTGCATTTTCCCGAACACATCATGGCTCTTGAATTTGGATATTTCCGCACAGGAAAATCGCATGTTCAAATTCGACACCATGCACTGGTGCATTATCCAGCTGAACTATCTTGAACAGGCAATCCGCGAAAATGTTGGCAAAAACAGCGAATACTTGCAAAACCTTTTGGATTTGTGTAAATTTATCGCGACACCCACCCGGGTTGAACCTTTTGAAGATGTGTACGAGGATCTTATGGCTTTCAGTGCAGACCAAATCGAAGCCTACCGCAAGGAAATGGAAGAACGCCGTAGACTCGACGCGATTTCTACCCGCAAGTACACCGAAGAATTGATCAAACAGCAAGAAGAAGAAATTGCCGAGCAAAAGCGAGCCATCGAAGCCAATAGGCAGGAGCTTGCAGCGAACAAACAGGAACTCGCCGCAATTAAACAAGAGCAGGAAGCAGAAAAAGCCCGTGCCGACAAATACGCAGAAATCCTTAAACAACACGGCCTGCTGTAA